The following proteins come from a genomic window of Streptomyces sp. GS7:
- a CDS encoding acyl-CoA dehydrogenase family protein, with product MSATPTSLPPFDPGDPLGIDDLLTDEDRAVRATVRRWAADRVLPQIADWYERGELPGIRELARELGSIGALGMSLTGYGCAGASHVQYGLACLELEAADSGIRSLVSVQGSLAMYAIWRFGSEEQKQRWLPGMASGEIIGCFGLTEPDHGSDPASMRTYARREGSDWVLTGRKMWITNGSVAGVAVVWARTDDGIRGFAVPTDSPGFSAPEIKHKWSLRASVTSELVLDEVRLPADAMLPDAAGLGAPLRCLSHARYGIVWGAMGAARSCFETALDYARTREQFGRPIGGFQLTQAKLADMALELHKGVLLAHHLGRRFDAGKLRPEQISFGKLNNVREAIEICRTSRTILGANGISLEYPVMRHATNLESVLTYEGTAEMHQLVLGKALTGLDAFR from the coding sequence ATGTCCGCAACGCCGACCTCGCTTCCGCCGTTCGACCCGGGCGACCCCCTGGGCATCGACGATCTGCTCACCGACGAGGACCGCGCGGTCCGCGCCACCGTCCGCCGGTGGGCCGCCGACCGCGTACTGCCGCAGATCGCCGACTGGTACGAGCGCGGCGAACTCCCCGGCATCCGCGAACTCGCCCGCGAACTCGGCTCGATCGGCGCCCTCGGCATGTCGCTGACCGGATACGGCTGCGCCGGCGCCTCCCACGTCCAGTACGGGCTCGCCTGCCTGGAACTGGAGGCCGCCGACTCCGGTATCCGCTCGCTGGTCTCCGTCCAGGGCTCGCTGGCCATGTACGCCATCTGGCGCTTCGGCTCCGAGGAGCAGAAGCAGCGCTGGCTGCCGGGGATGGCCTCCGGCGAGATCATCGGCTGCTTCGGGCTGACCGAGCCGGACCACGGCTCCGACCCGGCGAGCATGCGGACCTACGCCAGGCGCGAGGGGTCCGACTGGGTGCTGACCGGGCGCAAGATGTGGATCACCAACGGGTCGGTGGCCGGTGTCGCGGTGGTCTGGGCGAGGACCGACGACGGCATCCGCGGCTTCGCGGTACCGACCGACAGCCCGGGGTTCTCCGCCCCCGAGATCAAGCACAAGTGGTCGCTGCGCGCCTCGGTCACCAGCGAACTGGTCCTGGACGAGGTACGGCTGCCCGCCGACGCGATGCTGCCCGACGCCGCCGGGCTGGGCGCCCCGCTGCGGTGCCTGAGCCACGCCCGCTACGGGATCGTCTGGGGTGCGATGGGGGCGGCGCGCAGCTGCTTCGAGACGGCCCTCGACTACGCGCGCACCCGCGAGCAGTTCGGCCGGCCCATCGGCGGCTTCCAGCTCACCCAGGCCAAGTTGGCGGACATGGCGCTGGAACTCCACAAAGGGGTGCTGCTCGCCCACCACTTGGGGCGGCGCTTCGACGCCGGGAAGCTGCGCCCCGAGCAGATCAGCTTCGGCAAGCTCAACAACGTCCGGGAGGCGATCGAGATCTGCCGTACGTCCCGGACCATCCTCGGCGCCAACGGGATCTCGCTCGAATACCCCGTCATGCGGCATGCCACGAACCTGGAGTCGGTGCTCACCTACGAGGGCACCGCGGAGATGCACCAGCTGGTGCTGGGCAAGGCGCTCACCGGGCTCGACGCCTTCCGGTGA
- a CDS encoding cell division protein SepF translates to MGSVRKASAWLGLVDDNDDERYYDDDYAEGPESADSGGSPWVTDPRVRVADEAAQDQGTRIATVTPASFRDARNIGELFRDGVPVIVNLTAMEPADAKRVVDFAAGLTFGLRGSIERVATRVFLLTPADYKVVSGESRAHRNGGFFNQS, encoded by the coding sequence ATGGGATCGGTGCGCAAGGCGAGTGCCTGGCTTGGCCTCGTGGACGACAACGATGACGAGCGCTACTACGACGACGACTACGCCGAGGGACCCGAGTCCGCGGACTCGGGTGGCAGCCCCTGGGTGACCGACCCCCGGGTCCGGGTGGCCGACGAGGCCGCCCAGGACCAGGGCACCCGCATCGCCACGGTCACCCCGGCCTCCTTCCGGGACGCCCGCAACATCGGCGAGCTCTTCCGGGACGGCGTCCCGGTGATCGTCAACCTGACGGCCATGGAGCCCGCCGACGCCAAGCGCGTGGTCGACTTCGCCGCCGGCCTGACGTTCGGCCTGCGCGGCTCCATCGAGCGGGTCGCGACCCGGGTGTTCCTGCTGACCCCCGCCGACTACAAGGTGGTCTCCGGCGAGTCCCGCGCGCACCGCAACGGCGGCTTCTTCAACCAGAGTTGA
- a CDS encoding ABC transporter substrate-binding protein: protein MTTRSRRARRPLLHSRLRSNRGTPILPSRTAALLAAAVLSLTACGTGGAASGARDAGPAAADARIPTADVVSAVHKDPAAARLLPAGVRARGALSLAAAVGSPPGATYLPDGTTLAGQDIDFADAVGRVLGIRLHREVASFEAILPALGSGKYDVGTGNFGVTDERRRTIDFVTYVDDGQGFAVRADSPLKKITALTRLCGLTVATGAGTTFEATLAENAHRCKDAGKKPYVVTTFAEQGALWISLRQGRSDVVMSTVNGLRYAVKQQPGLRFLNEFRRLDVGFAFKKGTPLAPAFQAAVNRLKEDGTYDRILEKWGTAPSAIATSRISPPELR, encoded by the coding sequence ATGACCACCCGCAGCCGCCGGGCCCGCCGGCCCCTCCTCCACTCCCGGCTTCGCTCGAACAGGGGGACCCCCATCCTCCCGTCCCGTACCGCAGCCCTGCTGGCGGCCGCGGTGCTGTCGCTCACCGCCTGCGGTACGGGCGGTGCGGCGTCCGGTGCCAGGGACGCCGGACCGGCCGCCGCCGACGCCCGCATCCCCACCGCGGACGTGGTCTCCGCGGTCCACAAGGACCCGGCCGCGGCACGGCTGCTGCCCGCCGGCGTCCGCGCCCGCGGCGCCCTCTCCCTCGCCGCCGCCGTCGGCAGCCCACCCGGCGCCACCTACCTGCCCGACGGCACGACCCTGGCCGGCCAGGACATCGACTTCGCGGACGCGGTCGGCAGGGTCCTCGGCATCCGGCTCCACCGCGAGGTGGCGAGCTTCGAGGCGATCCTCCCGGCCCTGGGCAGCGGCAAGTACGACGTGGGCACCGGCAACTTCGGCGTCACCGACGAACGCCGCAGGACCATCGACTTCGTCACCTACGTCGACGACGGCCAGGGCTTCGCGGTCCGCGCCGACAGCCCGCTGAAGAAGATCACCGCACTGACCCGGCTGTGCGGCCTGACCGTCGCCACCGGCGCCGGCACCACCTTCGAGGCCACGCTGGCGGAGAACGCACACCGCTGCAAGGACGCCGGGAAGAAGCCGTACGTCGTCACGACCTTCGCGGAGCAGGGCGCGCTGTGGATCTCGCTCCGGCAGGGCCGCAGCGACGTGGTGATGAGCACCGTCAACGGGCTGCGCTACGCCGTGAAGCAACAGCCGGGACTGAGGTTCCTCAACGAGTTCCGGCGCCTGGACGTCGGCTTCGCCTTCAAGAAGGGGACACCGCTGGCACCCGCCTTCCAGGCCGCGGTCAACCGCCTCAAGGAGGACGGGACCTACGACCGGATCCTGGAGAAGTGGGGCACCGCCCCCTCGGCCATCGCCACCTCGCGGATCAGCCCGCCGGAGCTCCGCTGA